A genome region from Thermoanaerobaculia bacterium includes the following:
- a CDS encoding DUF4340 domain-containing protein: MSPKRLAVLTGVLLVLFAFVAFFERKMPTTQERLDKGDVIWDVNEAKIGKIEINRDNMTLAFERDGDAWRMTRPESYPADGPTLSSLVADLSHPAREGEASASATEPDYGLTAPRAVVTVSGRDGKNGKGESHTLSIGREIPGTDTVAARVKGENRTIFVRSTVAADLLKPVDGYKSKKIFAGSALDVTQLSIARGRGRLEFEKRKNRWWMTRPAADLAASSAVERLIDDLLAANVTEFLKIPRAELAGDGLAPPLYTVSMTISGKPVTADIGATRADGKSVYARSGGETFAIDSTVTDELAKEADVYRETKVARFDNFAAKKLVWSSGGAPREFIRDGAGWKEAGKAVPAASVEDVLTAIGSLEGKDFLAATDWQKISAAPELAAFTVETSTGDSFAASARPSGGGNVAIKLADRPEALVLPAADFDRVSTAVRKIAPAAAPAPAKPAPPPKKKPS, from the coding sequence ATGAGCCCGAAACGGCTCGCCGTCCTCACGGGAGTCCTGCTCGTCCTGTTCGCCTTCGTCGCCTTCTTCGAACGGAAGATGCCGACGACCCAGGAGCGCCTCGACAAGGGGGACGTCATCTGGGACGTCAACGAGGCGAAGATCGGCAAGATCGAGATCAACCGCGACAACATGACGCTCGCCTTCGAGCGGGACGGCGATGCGTGGCGCATGACGCGCCCGGAGAGCTATCCGGCCGACGGTCCGACCCTGTCGTCCCTCGTGGCCGACCTTTCGCATCCCGCCCGCGAAGGGGAGGCCTCCGCGAGCGCCACCGAGCCGGACTACGGGCTCACGGCCCCGCGCGCGGTGGTCACGGTCTCGGGCCGCGACGGAAAGAACGGGAAAGGGGAGTCCCACACGCTTTCGATCGGGCGGGAGATCCCCGGGACCGATACCGTTGCCGCCCGCGTCAAGGGAGAGAACCGGACGATCTTCGTGCGCTCGACCGTCGCGGCGGACCTCCTCAAACCGGTCGACGGATACAAGAGCAAGAAGATCTTCGCCGGCTCCGCGCTCGACGTGACGCAGCTGTCGATCGCGCGCGGTCGGGGCCGGCTCGAGTTCGAGAAACGGAAGAACCGCTGGTGGATGACCCGCCCGGCGGCCGATCTCGCCGCGTCGTCGGCGGTCGAGAGGCTGATCGACGATCTCCTCGCGGCCAACGTCACCGAGTTCCTGAAGATCCCGCGCGCCGAACTCGCCGGAGACGGGCTCGCCCCGCCCCTCTACACCGTGAGCATGACGATCTCCGGAAAGCCGGTGACGGCGGACATCGGCGCGACCCGCGCGGACGGCAAGAGCGTGTACGCCCGATCGGGAGGGGAAACCTTCGCGATCGACTCCACGGTGACGGACGAGCTCGCCAAAGAGGCGGACGTCTACCGCGAGACGAAAGTCGCCCGCTTCGACAACTTCGCCGCGAAGAAGCTCGTCTGGTCTTCCGGAGGCGCCCCTCGTGAGTTCATCCGCGACGGGGCCGGCTGGAAGGAGGCCGGGAAGGCGGTCCCCGCCGCCTCGGTCGAGGACGTGCTCACCGCGATCGGCTCTCTCGAGGGGAAGGACTTCCTGGCCGCAACCGACTGGCAGAAGATCTCGGCCGCGCCGGAGCTCGCCGCGTTCACGGTCGAGACGTCCACGGGAGATTCCTTCGCCGCCTCGGCGCGCCCGTCGGGCGGCGGGAACGTCGCGATCAAGCTCGCGGATCGACCCGAAGCGCTCGTCCTGCCCGCCGCGGATTTCGATCGCGTCAGCACCGCCGTCCGGAAGATCGCGCCCGCCGCCGCACCGGCCCCGGCGAAGCCGGCCCCGCCCCCGAAGAAGAAGCCCTCCTGA
- a CDS encoding GldG family protein produces the protein MSAHGGGRRRAAAAGVFSASVLVVVAIWGLVNWLGYRHWSRGDWTKAKLYSVSSTTKKIVGGLKAPVHVTAFMTHGNRLYPETRELLDRYRALSPQIKVEEIDPERNPALAESIAQKMDVRKAGTIVFQAGPKKKFVTEDEMADYDFSGAPGQGGALKSFKGEQAFTSAILAVTSDKSPRIYFTSGHGEKSVDDAADRGLSEVKDLLGKDNDTVATWEALGKGEVPRDADLVVVAGPQTPFLAPERDALDKYLAGGGHVLVMLDPVVPRPGGPVPDLGLGTLLAGWGVKLDNDIVIDTGNTLPFMGPETVYANHFGAHEIVDPLASAKMAVIFPLARSVESGTAAHAGFAGTPLVQTTSQGWGETDLEHLSAVKKDSSDVPAPVTIAMAVARGKEATTPAAADAQGAARLVVFGDSDFAANAELPNVSNANLFLNTAHWLIGSGTLVGIAPKMPEQNALVVSAGALRRIGLLSFLGIPALALAAGLLVWAKRRG, from the coding sequence ATGAGCGCACACGGGGGCGGCCGCCGGCGCGCGGCGGCGGCGGGAGTCTTCTCGGCGAGCGTCCTCGTCGTGGTGGCGATCTGGGGCCTCGTCAACTGGCTCGGATACCGGCACTGGTCTCGCGGCGACTGGACGAAGGCGAAGCTCTATTCCGTCTCGTCGACGACGAAGAAGATCGTCGGCGGCCTGAAGGCTCCCGTTCACGTCACCGCGTTCATGACCCACGGCAACCGCCTCTATCCGGAGACCCGGGAACTCCTCGACCGGTACCGCGCGCTCTCGCCGCAGATCAAGGTCGAGGAGATCGACCCGGAGCGGAACCCCGCGCTCGCGGAAAGCATCGCCCAGAAGATGGACGTCCGGAAGGCGGGGACCATCGTCTTCCAGGCCGGGCCGAAGAAGAAGTTCGTCACCGAGGACGAGATGGCGGATTACGACTTCAGCGGGGCACCGGGGCAGGGGGGGGCGCTCAAGTCGTTCAAGGGGGAACAGGCGTTCACCTCCGCGATCCTCGCCGTCACCTCCGACAAGTCGCCCCGGATCTATTTTACGTCCGGGCACGGCGAGAAGTCGGTCGACGACGCCGCCGACCGCGGCCTGTCGGAGGTCAAGGACCTCCTCGGGAAGGACAACGACACGGTGGCGACCTGGGAGGCGCTCGGGAAGGGCGAGGTGCCCCGGGACGCGGATCTCGTCGTCGTCGCAGGCCCCCAGACGCCGTTCCTCGCTCCCGAGCGGGACGCGCTGGACAAGTACCTGGCGGGGGGCGGCCACGTGCTCGTGATGCTCGACCCCGTCGTCCCGCGGCCCGGCGGCCCGGTGCCGGACCTCGGCCTCGGCACCCTGCTCGCCGGGTGGGGCGTCAAGCTCGACAACGACATCGTGATCGACACCGGCAACACGCTTCCCTTCATGGGTCCGGAGACGGTGTACGCGAACCATTTCGGAGCCCACGAGATCGTCGATCCGCTCGCTTCGGCGAAGATGGCCGTGATCTTTCCGCTCGCGCGTTCGGTCGAGTCCGGGACGGCCGCGCATGCCGGCTTCGCGGGCACGCCGCTCGTCCAGACGACGAGCCAGGGGTGGGGGGAGACGGATCTCGAGCATCTGTCGGCCGTGAAGAAGGATTCCTCCGACGTGCCGGCTCCCGTGACGATCGCGATGGCGGTCGCGCGAGGGAAGGAAGCGACGACGCCCGCCGCGGCCGACGCCCAGGGAGCGGCCCGCCTCGTGGTCTTCGGGGATTCGGATTTCGCGGCCAACGCGGAGCTCCCCAACGTCTCGAACGCGAATCTGTTCCTGAACACCGCGCACTGGCTCATCGGCAGCGGGACCCTCGTCGGGATCGCGCCGAAGATGCCGGAGCAGAACGCGCTGGTCGTCTCCGCCGGCGCGCTTCGCCGGATCGGATTGCTCTCCTTCCTCGGGATCCCGGCGCTGGCCCTCGCGGCGGGGCTCCTCGTCTGGGCGAAGAGACGGGGATGA